A single genomic interval of Lysobacter avium harbors:
- the folE gene encoding GTP cyclohydrolase I FolE: MADPVRPTREEAEAAVRTLLSWAGDDPAREGLIDTPKRVAKAYADWFSGYAIDPDEYLARTFEEVAGYDELIVLRDIRFESHCEHHMAPIIGRAHVGYLPDGKVVGISKLARVVDAYARRLQVQEKMTAQIADCIQRVLQPRGVGVVIEASHGCMTTRGVHKRGVAMVTSKMMGGFREDGRTRAEFLQFIGSPARS; the protein is encoded by the coding sequence TCCCGTCAGACCCACTCGCGAAGAGGCCGAGGCCGCTGTCCGCACCCTGCTGTCGTGGGCCGGTGACGACCCCGCCCGTGAAGGGCTGATCGATACGCCCAAGCGCGTCGCCAAGGCCTACGCGGACTGGTTCAGCGGCTACGCGATCGATCCCGACGAGTACCTGGCGCGCACGTTTGAAGAAGTCGCCGGTTATGACGAGCTGATCGTGCTTCGTGACATCCGCTTCGAGAGTCACTGCGAGCACCACATGGCGCCGATCATCGGCCGCGCGCACGTTGGCTACCTGCCCGACGGCAAGGTGGTGGGGATCAGCAAGCTGGCACGGGTGGTCGATGCCTACGCACGGCGCCTGCAGGTGCAGGAGAAAATGACCGCGCAGATCGCCGATTGCATCCAGCGCGTGCTGCAGCCGCGCGGCGTCGGCGTGGTGATCGAGGCCAGCCATGGCTGCATGACCACCCGCGGCGTGCACAAGCGCGGGGTGGCGATGGTCACCTCCAAAATGATGGGCGGCTTCCGCGAGGACGGCCGCACCCGCGCCGAGTTCCTGCAGTTCATTGGCAGCCCGGCGCGCAGCTGA